In a single window of the Aminomonas paucivorans DSM 12260 genome:
- a CDS encoding ABC transporter substrate-binding protein: protein MKKSFLAALVLGLLVLAASAACAADPIKVGYLANLTGEGASWGQHEQNGAILAVEEINKKGGVLGRPLALVVYDAKGRPEDAINAVRRMITVDKVVAIGGANYSGINIATAPIAAQGKVPQIGSFATNPFVTVDPKTKKARPYSFRICFTDPYQGKVMAEYLYKKLGVRKAAILSDVGSDYSEGMTEYFIKTFKGLGGTVESFKYRSGDVDFRAQLTNAKQSGATALVMPDLYKEMALMMKQAHELDWKPYFIGGDGYSNNMHEIAGPAMEGSYWVYHLSFDDPKIRPLIEKYTKRFGQAPTEVVNTVAGYDILYWIADAIKRAKKPEGPAVRDALASTKNLKLLHFTLTLDPTNNNPLNKPAAMLQFKNGQIRYLETFKPQTEY from the coding sequence ATGAAGAAGAGTTTCCTCGCAGCACTGGTCCTCGGTCTTCTGGTCCTCGCAGCCTCGGCGGCTTGTGCCGCCGATCCCATCAAGGTGGGGTATCTGGCGAACCTGACCGGAGAGGGCGCCTCCTGGGGGCAGCACGAGCAGAACGGAGCCATCCTGGCGGTGGAGGAAATCAACAAGAAGGGCGGCGTCCTGGGCCGTCCCCTCGCCCTGGTGGTCTACGACGCCAAGGGGCGCCCGGAGGACGCCATCAACGCGGTGCGCCGGATGATCACCGTGGACAAGGTAGTGGCCATCGGCGGGGCCAACTACAGCGGCATCAACATCGCCACCGCCCCCATCGCCGCCCAGGGGAAGGTGCCCCAGATCGGCTCCTTCGCCACCAACCCCTTCGTGACGGTGGACCCGAAGACCAAAAAGGCCCGCCCCTACTCCTTCCGCATCTGCTTCACCGACCCCTACCAGGGGAAGGTCATGGCGGAGTACCTGTACAAGAAGTTGGGGGTCCGCAAGGCCGCCATCCTCTCCGACGTGGGCAGCGACTACTCCGAGGGGATGACAGAATACTTCATCAAGACCTTCAAGGGCCTGGGGGGCACCGTGGAGAGCTTCAAGTACCGCAGCGGGGACGTGGACTTCCGGGCCCAGCTCACCAACGCCAAGCAGAGCGGCGCCACCGCCCTGGTGATGCCGGACCTGTACAAGGAAATGGCCCTGATGATGAAGCAGGCCCACGAGCTGGACTGGAAACCCTACTTCATCGGAGGGGACGGCTACAGCAACAACATGCACGAGATCGCCGGCCCCGCCATGGAGGGCAGCTACTGGGTGTACCACCTGAGCTTCGACGACCCGAAGATCCGCCCCCTCATCGAGAAGTACACCAAGCGTTTCGGCCAGGCCCCCACGGAGGTGGTGAACACCGTGGCGGGGTACGACATCCTCTACTGGATCGCCGACGCCATCAAACGGGCGAAAAAGCCCGAAGGGCCGGCGGTGCGGGACGCCCTGGCCAGCACCAAGAACCTGAAGCTTCTCCACTTCACCCTCACCCTGGACCCCACCAACAACAACCCCCTGAACAAGCCCGCCGCCATGCTTCAGTTCAAGAACGGGCAGATCCGCTACCTGGAGACCTTCAAACCCCAGACGGAATACTAG
- a CDS encoding amidohydrolase: MQERPVWLCGAKVWTGSGAPEGRDLPSSLLFDAGRVAAVGTEEQVGTHPAAARAERLDLKGATVLPGLTDGHAHLTSFAKQREALDLGECASLGEVLGLLRAKARELEAGAWIHGVRFCDPRWTENRLPTRQDLDSLDIPNPVFLTRVCTHVQVANTAALRAAGMDPADAPDGILHETAAYPVIQAFDAWQTGAGVGGLVEAACRDYLRFGVTEVHTCSALEYGMGESLGLFQSLRRQGRLPLRVLLYADTPPSWEMQSGFGDDWVRYGGFKFFLDGSLGGRTAWLSTPYADDPSTCGVPNHDPDEMVEKAVALHRGGVQMLIHAIGDAALDLAIRAVREANAQGPNPCGLPHRLNHVMICRDDQLEALRGMDLALDVQPSFLPSDLAMAKTRLGEERARWGYRWRDFVDLGVPVSASSDSPVEPISPFRGMWSALCRTEADGTPAGGWCPRQSLSLDQALRLFTVNPARAAGEEGRRGVLHPGAWADLSILDADLFSLPPEALRDLEVRRTYVGGELRHSRG, translated from the coding sequence ATGCAAGAACGTCCGGTGTGGCTTTGCGGGGCAAAGGTATGGACCGGTTCGGGTGCTCCGGAGGGGAGAGATCTGCCCTCTTCCCTGCTGTTCGATGCGGGACGGGTGGCGGCGGTGGGGACGGAAGAGCAGGTGGGGACCCACCCTGCGGCGGCCCGGGCGGAGCGCCTGGACCTGAAGGGTGCCACGGTGCTCCCCGGGCTGACGGACGGTCATGCCCACCTGACCTCCTTCGCCAAACAGCGGGAGGCCCTGGACCTGGGGGAGTGCGCCTCCCTGGGGGAGGTTCTGGGGCTCCTTCGGGCCAAGGCCCGGGAGCTGGAGGCGGGGGCCTGGATCCACGGGGTGCGGTTCTGCGATCCCCGCTGGACGGAAAACCGCCTGCCCACCCGCCAGGATCTGGATTCCCTGGACATTCCCAACCCGGTGTTCCTCACCCGGGTGTGCACCCACGTGCAGGTGGCCAACACCGCGGCGCTGCGGGCCGCGGGGATGGACCCGGCGGACGCCCCCGACGGCATCCTCCACGAGACCGCCGCTTACCCGGTGATCCAGGCCTTCGACGCTTGGCAGACCGGCGCGGGGGTGGGGGGGCTGGTGGAGGCGGCCTGTCGGGACTACCTGCGCTTCGGGGTGACGGAGGTGCACACCTGCAGCGCCCTGGAGTACGGCATGGGGGAGAGCCTGGGGCTCTTCCAGTCCCTCCGCAGGCAGGGACGGCTCCCCCTTCGGGTGCTGCTGTACGCGGACACCCCCCCCTCCTGGGAGATGCAGAGCGGTTTCGGGGACGACTGGGTGCGCTACGGGGGCTTCAAGTTTTTCCTGGACGGCTCCCTGGGGGGACGCACCGCTTGGCTTTCGACGCCCTATGCCGACGATCCCTCCACCTGCGGCGTGCCGAACCACGACCCGGACGAGATGGTGGAGAAGGCCGTGGCGCTGCACCGGGGGGGCGTCCAGATGCTCATCCACGCCATCGGGGACGCCGCCCTGGACCTGGCGATCCGGGCGGTGCGGGAGGCCAACGCCCAGGGACCCAACCCTTGCGGCCTGCCTCATCGGCTGAACCACGTGATGATCTGTCGGGACGACCAGCTGGAGGCCCTGCGGGGCATGGACCTGGCCCTGGACGTGCAGCCCTCCTTCCTGCCCAGCGACCTGGCCATGGCCAAGACCCGGCTGGGAGAGGAGCGGGCGCGTTGGGGGTACCGCTGGCGGGACTTCGTGGACCTGGGGGTTCCGGTGAGCGCCTCCAGCGACAGCCCCGTGGAACCCATCAGTCCCTTCCGGGGCATGTGGAGCGCCCTGTGCCGCACGGAGGCCGACGGAACCCCGGCGGGCGGCTGGTGTCCCCGGCAGAGCCTCTCCCTGGACCAGGCCCTGCGGCTCTTCACGGTGAACCCCGCCCGGGCGGCGGGGGAGGAGGGTAGGCGAGGGGTGCTGCACCCCGGGGCTTGGGCGGACCTGAGCATCCTGGACGCGGATCTCTTCTCCCTGCCTCCGGAGGCTCTGAGGGATCTGGAGGTCCGACGGACCTACGTGGGTGGAGAACTGCGCCACTCCCGGGGCTAG
- a CDS encoding TetR family transcriptional regulator: protein MSETLWDWGPEDGVLFSRSREGDSQKERLLEAGVTLFARQGFEGTSIRDLAREAGCNSSLVSYHFGSKEGLYRAVLQGHFDVLMENLEVLKGRDEPPIRRLVSVCRLVMGMHRRYPHLWPLVLREMQRPTDALTEMFQRAVACLAGYVMETLREGIRQGLFREDLVPEHGTLALAGMLNFYFLSEPVSGFLIPRGPETDEIYAQQVLALFLDGVRLPEEDGR from the coding sequence ATGAGCGAGACGTTGTGGGATTGGGGGCCCGAGGACGGCGTCCTCTTCTCCCGGTCTCGGGAGGGGGATTCGCAGAAGGAGCGGCTTCTGGAGGCGGGGGTGACCCTGTTTGCCCGGCAGGGCTTCGAGGGGACGTCCATCCGGGACCTGGCCAGGGAGGCGGGGTGCAACAGCTCTCTCGTGTCCTACCACTTCGGGAGCAAGGAGGGGCTCTATCGGGCGGTGCTCCAGGGACACTTCGACGTCCTCATGGAGAACCTGGAGGTCCTCAAGGGGCGAGACGAGCCCCCCATCCGCCGGCTGGTCTCGGTGTGCCGACTCGTCATGGGGATGCACCGGCGCTACCCCCATCTCTGGCCTCTGGTCCTGCGGGAGATGCAGCGCCCCACGGATGCTCTGACGGAGATGTTCCAGCGTGCGGTGGCCTGTCTGGCGGGGTACGTGATGGAGACCCTGCGGGAGGGGATCCGTCAGGGGCTCTTCCGGGAGGATCTGGTGCCGGAACACGGGACCCTGGCCCTGGCGGGGATGCTCAACTTCTATTTCCTCTCGGAGCCCGTTTCGGGGTTTCTCATCCCTCGCGGTCCCGAGACGGACGAGATCTACGCCCAGCAGGTGCTGGCCCTGTTTCTGGACGGGGTGCGGCTCCCGGAGGAGGACGGACGATGA
- a CDS encoding HlyD family secretion protein — MKRRALALGVLVLLLGGGAWWWHRRETQRAEEERVVRATGTVEVTHGDVTCRVAGTLKWQKLAEGSRVAAGSPVAFVEVPQMEAQTRRDRAALERNRAVLADLEAGARGQELREARANVRAQEARAAHALADWKRMRTLFDEGVVAQADLDRVREVRDVTAGNLEAARQRLALLEAGTREQTLQAQRLEVKRAEAVVEIDEALQGDQTVRAPLSGVVLSRNREPGEYVVPGSVLATVGDLEDCWVRIYVASTQLGRVRLGQTARLKVDSYPDRTFRGKVTEIAQEAEFTPRQTLTQEERANLVFFVKVKIENPQGILKPGLPVDVELP; from the coding sequence ATGAAACGGCGAGCCCTGGCGCTGGGGGTGCTGGTCCTTCTGCTGGGCGGAGGCGCCTGGTGGTGGCACCGGAGGGAGACGCAACGGGCGGAAGAGGAGCGGGTCGTCCGAGCGACGGGCACCGTGGAGGTGACCCACGGGGACGTGACCTGCCGCGTCGCCGGGACCCTGAAGTGGCAGAAGCTGGCCGAGGGAAGCCGCGTTGCCGCAGGGTCCCCGGTGGCCTTCGTGGAGGTGCCCCAGATGGAGGCCCAGACCCGTCGGGACCGGGCGGCCCTGGAGAGGAACCGGGCGGTGCTGGCGGACCTGGAGGCCGGGGCCCGGGGACAGGAGCTTCGGGAGGCCCGGGCGAACGTGCGGGCTCAGGAGGCCCGGGCGGCCCATGCCCTGGCGGACTGGAAGCGCATGCGGACCCTCTTTGACGAGGGGGTGGTGGCCCAGGCCGACCTGGACCGGGTTCGGGAGGTTCGGGACGTGACGGCGGGGAACCTGGAGGCGGCGAGGCAGCGGCTGGCTCTCCTGGAAGCGGGGACCCGGGAACAGACCCTCCAGGCTCAGCGCCTGGAGGTGAAGCGAGCGGAGGCGGTGGTGGAGATCGACGAGGCTCTGCAAGGAGACCAGACGGTCCGGGCTCCTCTCTCCGGGGTGGTGCTCTCCCGGAACCGGGAGCCCGGGGAATACGTGGTCCCCGGTTCGGTGCTGGCCACGGTGGGGGATCTGGAGGACTGCTGGGTGCGGATCTACGTGGCTTCCACCCAACTGGGGCGGGTGCGTCTGGGGCAGACGGCTCGGCTGAAAGTGGACTCCTATCCCGACCGGACCTTCCGGGGGAAGGTGACGGAGATCGCCCAGGAAGCGGAGTTCACCCCCCGGCAGACCCTTACCCAGGAGGAGCGGGCGAACCTGGTGTTCTTCGTGAAGGTGAAGATCGAAAACCCCCAGGGCATCCTCAAGCCCGGTCTGCCCGTGGACGTGGAGCTGCCGTGA
- a CDS encoding ABC transporter ATP-binding protein — MSDAPVLAFRGVVKRFGSREALRGVDLEVRRGEIFGLLGPDGAGKTTLLRVGLGLLEAEEGETVLLGGATRGRDRVGYVPQRFSLYRDLSVRENLCLFGALYGAKRKIVEEKGKEILIKTDLWPFRDRLADRLSGGMKQKLALAAGLMHRPELLVLDEPTTGVDPVSRREFWELLYALHEEGLTVLVCTPYMDEAELCTRLGFLHQGALLRAGTGEELLSGYPWRILEVEMGGRDGEVLRVPGVREVNAFGERYHLVTGDPEEVRRRLEASENGKIRGVREIPPTLEDLFVHLAEEAS; from the coding sequence GTGAGCGACGCCCCGGTGCTGGCGTTTCGAGGGGTGGTCAAGCGTTTCGGGAGCCGGGAGGCCCTTCGGGGGGTGGACCTGGAGGTGCGGCGCGGGGAGATCTTCGGCCTTCTGGGGCCCGACGGGGCGGGAAAGACCACCCTCCTTCGGGTGGGGCTGGGGCTTCTGGAGGCGGAGGAGGGGGAGACGGTCCTCCTGGGAGGGGCGACCCGAGGGCGGGACCGGGTGGGCTATGTGCCCCAGCGGTTCAGCCTCTATCGGGACCTCTCGGTGAGGGAAAACCTGTGCCTTTTCGGGGCCCTGTACGGTGCGAAGCGGAAAATCGTCGAGGAAAAGGGGAAGGAGATCCTGATCAAGACCGACCTTTGGCCCTTCCGGGATCGCCTGGCGGATCGGCTCTCCGGGGGGATGAAGCAGAAGCTGGCCCTGGCGGCGGGGCTGATGCACCGGCCAGAGCTTCTGGTGCTGGACGAGCCCACCACGGGGGTGGACCCGGTGTCCCGGAGGGAGTTCTGGGAACTCCTCTACGCCCTCCACGAAGAGGGGCTGACGGTGCTGGTCTGCACCCCCTACATGGACGAGGCGGAGCTGTGCACCCGCCTGGGTTTCCTCCACCAGGGGGCCCTGCTGCGGGCGGGTACGGGAGAGGAGCTTCTGTCGGGCTATCCCTGGCGCATCCTGGAGGTGGAGATGGGGGGGCGGGACGGGGAGGTCCTGCGGGTCCCGGGGGTCCGGGAGGTGAACGCCTTCGGGGAACGGTACCACCTGGTGACGGGGGACCCGGAGGAGGTCCGGCGACGCCTGGAGGCTTCCGAAAACGGGAAGATCCGGGGGGTGCGGGAGATCCCCCCGACCCTGGAGGACCTCTTCGTCCACCTGGCGGAGGAAGCCTCGTGA
- a CDS encoding ABC transporter ATP-binding protein, producing the protein MNAVETRGLTKRFGSFVAVDRLTLEVPEGGVFGFLGPNGSGKSTTIRMLCGLLEPTSGEGRVLGFDVGRSPREIRERIGYMSQKFSLYEDLTVEENLAFYAGLYGLAGDEKSRRMGEMIALAGLEERRSDRVAHLSGGWRQRLALGSAILHRPRMLFLDEPTGGVDPRARRLFWDIIYDLAREGTTVLVTTHFMDEAEHCDRVGFLYEGELVACGTPKGLKEAFPGRLLEGVCPSPLEEVRRLRREGGPLVRDAYVFGRRFRVVLPPDAPSDAARSLGCGVSLAEVSPSLEDLFVRTVVRRREERKEGVEPWGA; encoded by the coding sequence GTGAACGCCGTAGAGACCCGGGGCCTGACGAAGCGCTTCGGTTCCTTCGTCGCCGTGGACCGCCTCACCCTGGAGGTCCCGGAGGGCGGGGTCTTCGGCTTTCTCGGTCCCAACGGATCGGGGAAGTCCACCACCATCCGGATGCTCTGCGGTCTGTTGGAACCCACCTCCGGGGAGGGGCGGGTGCTGGGGTTCGACGTGGGGCGCAGCCCCCGGGAGATTCGGGAACGCATCGGCTACATGTCCCAGAAGTTCAGCCTCTACGAAGACCTGACGGTGGAGGAGAACCTGGCCTTCTACGCGGGGCTCTACGGCCTTGCGGGGGACGAGAAGTCCCGGAGGATGGGGGAGATGATCGCCCTGGCGGGGCTGGAGGAGCGTCGCTCCGACAGGGTGGCCCACCTGTCCGGGGGGTGGCGGCAGCGACTGGCCCTGGGAAGCGCCATCCTGCACCGCCCCCGGATGCTCTTCCTGGACGAGCCCACGGGAGGGGTGGATCCCCGGGCCCGGCGGCTGTTCTGGGACATCATCTACGACCTGGCTCGGGAGGGCACCACGGTTCTGGTGACCACCCACTTCATGGACGAAGCGGAGCACTGCGACCGGGTGGGCTTCCTCTACGAGGGGGAGCTGGTGGCCTGCGGGACCCCCAAGGGGCTGAAGGAGGCGTTTCCCGGGCGGTTGCTGGAGGGGGTCTGCCCCTCTCCTCTGGAAGAGGTCCGGCGGCTGCGCCGGGAAGGGGGGCCCCTGGTGCGGGACGCTTACGTCTTCGGAAGGCGTTTTCGGGTGGTGCTGCCCCCGGATGCCCCGTCGGACGCGGCCCGGTCCCTGGGGTGCGGGGTCTCTCTGGCGGAGGTGTCTCCCTCCCTGGAGGACCTGTTCGTGCGCACCGTGGTGCGCCGTCGGGAGGAGAGAAAGGAAGGGGTGGAGCCATGGGGCGCCTGA
- a CDS encoding ABC transporter permease, with protein MGRLKALLVKEFIQMRRDRLTFAMIIGIPVIQLLIFGFAINTEVKHLPTAVFDQSLSREGRELLDAFVASGYFDVQEVAKSYGEMNEAVESGRCKVGIALPPDFASRLGRGEPGEVQVVVDASDSMSASSAIAAAQMLGMVRSQRVQARTLQSLGIRGARGTYDVRVRSWYNPDFVSSWYMVPGILGVILIMTLVMVTSMAIVRERELGTLEQLLVTPVHPWELLVSKIVPYIFMGYAQTTLALAVGVLVFRLPVRGSLGLFYALMSFYIVASLALGILISSAVKTQMQAMQLSFFIFLPSVLLSGFMFPREAMPPFFRALGALLPITHFLVIARGIILKGLGISFLWAPVGVLLAFIVVVFTLSVLRFHTKLE; from the coding sequence ATGGGGCGCCTGAAGGCCCTGCTGGTGAAGGAGTTCATCCAGATGCGCCGGGACCGGCTGACCTTCGCCATGATCATCGGCATCCCGGTGATCCAGCTGCTGATCTTCGGGTTCGCCATCAACACGGAGGTGAAGCACCTGCCCACGGCGGTGTTCGACCAGTCCCTGAGCCGGGAGGGACGGGAACTGCTGGACGCCTTCGTGGCCAGCGGCTATTTCGACGTCCAGGAGGTGGCGAAGAGCTACGGGGAGATGAACGAGGCGGTGGAAAGCGGGCGCTGCAAGGTGGGCATCGCCTTGCCCCCGGATTTCGCCTCCCGTCTGGGGCGGGGGGAGCCCGGGGAGGTTCAGGTGGTGGTGGACGCCTCGGACTCCATGTCCGCCTCCTCCGCCATCGCGGCGGCCCAGATGCTGGGGATGGTGCGTTCCCAGCGGGTGCAGGCCCGGACCCTCCAGTCCCTGGGGATCCGGGGGGCGCGGGGGACCTACGACGTACGGGTCCGGTCCTGGTACAACCCGGATTTCGTCTCCTCCTGGTACATGGTGCCGGGGATCCTGGGGGTGATCCTCATCATGACCCTGGTGATGGTCACCTCCATGGCCATCGTCCGGGAGCGGGAGCTGGGGACCCTGGAACAGCTTCTGGTGACCCCCGTCCACCCCTGGGAGCTGCTGGTGTCCAAGATCGTGCCCTACATCTTCATGGGCTACGCCCAGACCACCCTGGCCCTCGCGGTGGGGGTGCTGGTGTTTCGTCTGCCCGTCCGGGGGAGCCTGGGGCTGTTCTACGCCCTCATGTCCTTCTACATCGTGGCCTCCCTGGCTCTGGGCATCCTCATCTCCAGCGCCGTGAAGACCCAGATGCAGGCCATGCAGCTGTCCTTCTTCATTTTCCTCCCCAGCGTGCTGCTGTCGGGGTTCATGTTTCCCCGGGAGGCCATGCCGCCGTTCTTTCGCGCCCTGGGGGCCCTGCTCCCCATCACCCACTTTTTGGTGATCGCCCGGGGAATCATCCTCAAGGGGCTGGGGATCTCCTTCCTCTGGGCTCCCGTGGGGGTCCTCCTGGCCTTCATCGTCGTGGTCTTCACCCTGAGCGTGCTGCGCTTCCACACCAAGTTGGAATGA
- a CDS encoding amino acid kinase family protein: MSLVRDRDGKRLHIKSVLMGESLVSRDLPDKLHLAPQARLFPDVNVLKIGGQSICDRGAKALPGIIRELVAAKSRHRMLLTTGGGTRSRHIYTIGLELGMPTGIIAKFGSSISEQNALLVAMLLSPWGGIKIGHDELVKLSSYFAQGCLPVIHGMPPYDYFALPAPGRIPLHRTDVGTVLLADLIGAKSCIFVKDERGLFTDDPKKDPAAEFIPEIGAGELMERDLPDLAVERPCLEILRQSEVLERIQIVNGMEEGQITRALEGEPVGTVIRKE; this comes from the coding sequence ATGTCCCTGGTTCGGGACCGAGACGGCAAACGACTGCACATCAAGAGCGTTCTCATGGGGGAAAGTCTGGTCTCCCGAGATCTTCCGGACAAGCTCCACCTGGCGCCCCAGGCCCGCCTCTTTCCGGACGTGAACGTCCTCAAGATCGGCGGCCAGTCCATCTGTGACCGGGGGGCCAAGGCGCTCCCGGGGATCATCCGGGAGCTGGTGGCGGCCAAGTCCCGGCACCGGATGCTCCTGACCACCGGGGGCGGCACCCGGAGCCGCCACATCTACACCATCGGCCTGGAGCTGGGGATGCCCACGGGGATCATCGCCAAGTTCGGCAGCTCCATCTCAGAACAGAACGCCCTGCTGGTGGCCATGCTCCTTTCTCCCTGGGGGGGCATCAAGATCGGCCACGACGAGCTGGTGAAGCTCTCCAGCTATTTCGCCCAGGGGTGTCTCCCCGTGATCCACGGGATGCCTCCCTACGACTACTTCGCCCTGCCCGCCCCGGGGCGCATCCCCCTGCACCGCACCGACGTGGGGACGGTGCTCCTGGCGGACCTCATCGGGGCGAAGAGCTGCATCTTCGTGAAGGACGAACGGGGGCTCTTCACCGACGACCCGAAGAAGGATCCCGCGGCGGAGTTCATCCCCGAAATCGGGGCGGGGGAGCTGATGGAACGGGACCTCCCGGACCTGGCGGTGGAGCGGCCCTGTCTGGAGATCCTCCGGCAGAGCGAGGTGCTGGAGCGCATCCAGATCGTGAACGGCATGGAAGAGGGCCAGATCACCCGAGCCTTGGAGGGAGAACCCGTGGGCACGGTGATCCGCAAGGAATAG
- a CDS encoding substrate-binding domain-containing protein, translating into MRKHKRLTFVLALAALLAVTAGAAVAAKAPVLRMATTTSTDNTGLLDYLAPLFQKDTGIEIQWVSVGTGKALEYGRNGDVDVVLVHDPDAEKKFVADGAGVNRRQVMYNDFVILGPKSDPAGIKGMKVEDAMKKIGEKQAPFASRADKSGTHMAELKLWKAAGMGVPDKQNWYIQTGQGMLETINVAGERKGYVLADRGTFIKYEANFKGNPPLVIQVEGDPNLRNQYSVIAVNPSKWPGVKYDLALKYINWLGSPKTQKAIGDYKLMNKQLFFPNAKQ; encoded by the coding sequence ATGCGCAAACACAAACGATTGACCTTCGTCCTGGCCCTGGCGGCCCTGTTGGCGGTCACGGCGGGAGCGGCGGTTGCCGCCAAGGCCCCGGTCCTGCGGATGGCCACCACCACCAGCACGGACAACACGGGGCTGCTGGACTACCTGGCCCCCCTGTTCCAGAAGGACACGGGCATCGAGATCCAGTGGGTCTCCGTGGGCACGGGCAAGGCCCTGGAGTACGGACGCAACGGGGATGTGGACGTGGTGCTGGTGCACGACCCCGACGCGGAGAAGAAGTTCGTGGCCGACGGGGCGGGGGTGAACCGTCGCCAGGTCATGTACAACGACTTCGTGATCCTGGGTCCCAAGAGCGATCCTGCGGGGATCAAGGGGATGAAGGTCGAGGACGCCATGAAGAAGATCGGGGAGAAGCAGGCCCCCTTCGCCAGCCGGGCGGACAAGTCGGGGACCCACATGGCGGAGCTGAAGCTCTGGAAGGCCGCGGGCATGGGCGTCCCGGACAAGCAGAACTGGTACATCCAGACCGGTCAGGGCATGTTGGAGACCATCAACGTGGCGGGGGAACGGAAGGGCTACGTCCTGGCGGACCGGGGCACCTTCATCAAGTACGAGGCCAACTTCAAGGGCAACCCGCCCCTGGTGATCCAGGTGGAGGGAGACCCGAACCTGCGGAACCAGTACAGCGTCATCGCCGTAAACCCCTCCAAGTGGCCCGGGGTGAAGTACGACCTGGCCCTGAAGTACATCAACTGGCTGGGAAGCCCCAAGACCCAGAAGGCCATCGGGGACTACAAGCTCATGAACAAGCAGCTTTTCTTCCCCAACGCCAAGCAGTAG
- a CDS encoding ABC transporter permease: MDFLSEGFFQAFGLIFSGNEETWTTVLITLKLTALSMAATLVLGLPLGFLLGYFDFPGKRWVRMTVDTLLALPTVVVGLLVYAFISNRGPFGEWQLLFTIRGMAIGQTLLALPIVVALTASAIEGLDRRLRLTLLTLGADGRRLALSSLWESRYQVLLAAVTAYGRIIAEVGVSMMLGGNIKWHTRTITTAITLETGKGDFALGIALGLLLLSLSFVLNASLSLLRRRAES, translated from the coding sequence ATGGACTTTCTGTCGGAGGGATTCTTCCAGGCCTTCGGGCTGATCTTCTCGGGGAACGAGGAGACCTGGACCACCGTGCTGATCACCCTGAAGCTCACGGCCCTGTCCATGGCGGCCACCCTGGTCCTGGGGCTGCCTCTGGGGTTTCTCCTGGGGTACTTCGACTTTCCCGGCAAGAGGTGGGTGCGCATGACCGTGGACACCCTGCTGGCCCTGCCCACGGTGGTGGTGGGGCTCCTGGTGTACGCCTTCATCTCCAATCGAGGGCCCTTCGGGGAGTGGCAGCTTCTGTTCACCATCCGGGGCATGGCCATCGGCCAGACCCTGTTGGCCCTGCCCATCGTGGTGGCCCTCACCGCCTCGGCCATCGAGGGGTTGGACCGGCGGCTGCGCCTCACCCTGCTCACCCTGGGGGCGGACGGGCGAAGGCTCGCCCTCTCCAGCCTTTGGGAGAGCCGCTACCAGGTGCTCCTGGCGGCGGTGACCGCCTACGGCCGCATCATCGCCGAGGTGGGGGTCTCCATGATGCTGGGGGGCAACATCAAGTGGCACACCCGGACGATCACCACCGCCATCACCCTGGAGACGGGAAAGGGGGACTTCGCACTGGGCATCGCCCTGGGGCTCCTTCTCCTCTCCCTGTCCTTCGTCCTCAACGCCAGCCTTTCCCTGCTCCGCCGCCGGGCGGAGTCCTGA
- a CDS encoding substrate-binding domain-containing protein has protein sequence MKTKICKRFALPFLGIAVLSLLAAFPALAGEVKMSSTIGPIDAGIVPALVQAYEKKTGDRVVFEGAGTGATLEKAKTGNFDLVMVHARKLEDQFVKEGFGVDRRDVMFNDFVILGPAEDPAGIKGMKDAAGAFKKLATSGVVFFTRGDNSGTHVKEMEVWAKSGVNPQWENYTTFSLGKLGNKATTAFANKRKAYLLMDRATVLTMGKENKLAILVEGDPILRNEIAVIAVNPSRFPKVNAAGAKAFMDWLVSDEAQTLIKDFGVEKYKQPLFFPNSDSWKKSH, from the coding sequence ATGAAAACGAAGATCTGCAAGCGTTTTGCCCTGCCCTTCCTGGGAATCGCAGTCCTCTCCCTACTGGCTGCCTTCCCTGCCCTGGCGGGGGAGGTGAAGATGTCCAGCACCATCGGCCCCATCGACGCGGGCATCGTCCCGGCGCTGGTTCAGGCCTACGAGAAGAAGACCGGGGACCGGGTGGTCTTCGAGGGCGCCGGGACCGGCGCCACCCTGGAGAAGGCCAAGACGGGGAACTTCGACCTGGTGATGGTGCACGCCCGGAAGCTGGAGGACCAGTTCGTGAAGGAAGGTTTCGGGGTGGATCGGCGAGACGTGATGTTCAACGACTTCGTCATCCTGGGCCCCGCCGAGGACCCCGCGGGGATCAAGGGGATGAAGGACGCCGCCGGGGCCTTCAAGAAGCTTGCCACCTCCGGGGTGGTCTTCTTCACCCGGGGGGACAACTCCGGGACCCACGTGAAGGAGATGGAGGTCTGGGCCAAGTCCGGGGTGAACCCCCAGTGGGAGAACTACACCACCTTCTCCCTGGGCAAGCTGGGCAACAAGGCCACCACTGCCTTCGCCAACAAACGGAAGGCCTATCTCCTCATGGACCGGGCCACGGTGCTCACCATGGGCAAGGAGAACAAACTGGCGATCCTGGTGGAGGGTGACCCGATCCTGCGCAACGAGATCGCCGTCATCGCCGTGAATCCCTCCCGGTTCCCCAAGGTGAACGCCGCCGGGGCCAAGGCCTTCATGGATTGGCTGGTGTCCGACGAGGCCCAGACCCTCATCAAGGACTTCGGGGTGGAGAAGTACAAGCAGCCCCTCTTCTTCCCCAACTCCGACTCCTGGAAGAAGAGCCACTAG